The Lineus longissimus chromosome 8, tnLinLong1.2, whole genome shotgun sequence region CTCCACTGAGTTTTCTTCCTTGTCATTGACTGTACTCTCATTAAAGTCAGTGTTGTAGTAGTTCCTTAACTGCTCATCCAAGGTTACCTTAGTGAAACTCACACTAACAGGTGTCGCAGAACTACACGTAGGATTATTACATCCTTTCAAGGGTCCATTGATAGACCAACCAAGCAATGTCTTGACTGCATAGGGTCCATCTCCTTCAGACTTAATCACGTCCCAGGGTTCCATAGCCTTAGGAACATCAGTACCAATCAACAAACCAATATCCGAGTCAATCGACGGAAGGCGAATCCTTTGAAGATAATACCACTTATCTAAGTCCTTTTGAGTTGGAATGTCCTCCTTGGATACAGGCAACATTTGACGAGTATAAACTACTGGCAACTTCACAAAAGTGTCACAATTCAAACCACAGATTTCAAGTCCTTTCACTGAAAACGTTTCAACTGGCTTTGAAACATCAGTCATTGTGTTGAGATTGATTTTTGTCCTCACTCCATTCAGATTTAGACCTTTCATCAACTCCTCAGTACAGAAAGATGCTGAGCTTCCTGAATCTAGAAATGCATAGGCGTTAACTTGTATGTCACTGTTAACAGCCTTCACAACAACAGGTACAATAGACATGGCACATTGCTTTTCCATACCAGCACAACCGCTATTGACACGAGGACTAATTCCTGAAGCAATACCTGTCCTATCTTCATCTTGGTTTCGATGCATAACAGTGGGGTGACTTTTCGAGCAGATATGACAAGTAAGCCTGTTACTACAAAACTTGCTATAATGTCCAGCTTTCTGAAGACAACCAAAACAGAGAGCTTTAGACTTGAGAAAGTCCAGTCTTTCTCCATGAGACTTCGATCGTAACTGGTTACAAGTCTCTAGCCTGTGATTACCACCACTGCAAAATTCACATCCTtgaatagtccctttaacagaAGTGTCACTTGATTGTACCCTACCAGTAATATTACTAACTGATGTCAGCTTTACCTTGGACGTCTCCTCAGACTGGGCGTCCGTTACCGATGTAGCATAAGTACCCTTCGATTTCTTGCCAGTGCCTTTGTTTCCTGCCCTTTTCTTACTCTGATTCTGACCACTGGATGAACTAGGTTTATCTGAAATGTTACCAAAAACTGGTTCATTGAGAATCCTGGATTCCttattgacaaatttgacaaagtCATTGAATTTCACACGCCTGCCATTAGTTCCATCTGTGATTTCAAAAGCATGTTTCCTCCATGCTGACTTTAGCTTATAGGGCAATTTGCTCACCAATTCCCTGATATTGGTAGGATGATCCAATTCATTGAATTCCATGTCAGACAATGTGTTCTGACATCCTTGCAGAAACAGTGAGTATTTCTTTAAAGCATCAGCATCCTCTGAAGAAACCGCTGGCCAACTCAAAGCTTTCTCAACGAAAGATGTAGCTATCTTGTAGTCACTACCAAAGTTCTCCTTTAACAAGTCCATAGACTTCCTGTAACCAACAGCGGGAGCCAAACAAAGACAACTATGCACCAAATCTCTGGCCTCACCACCAGTATATTTATTGTTCGAGATAATAAATGCGATATTTGCAACTATCTGTTTTGCCCTCAATACCATGCTCAAATGCTCTGACAAATAGCTTGTACTCCAAGGGATCACCAGAAAACACAGATATTTTACGAGATGGAAGTGACGACTTTAATGTCTGTTTCACAAGAGTCTGGGTATCGCCCCATATCGATTCACACCGAGCCGGCTCAACAGTCGGTTCAGTCGGCCTACCCATCGCACCACTCTCCTCATCGTGACAGTACTTTTATGCTTCAATGTTTCGGCATATGATTTGTGTGGTTTGTTATCGGCATTTGCTTTTAATTCTCTCGTGTCATGTGAACACTTTTCCACCATCTCTTGCATCTGAATCATTTTGTGTTCTAAACTATAGAATCTCTCAGCCAACGATATATTGTTCAGTTCCTCAGGTGGGGATCGTGGAATTTCCGCAAGCCTAGTTGCCGAAATCACGATTCTCGGCATTTTATTCACTTTGTCAAGCTTTCTCAGTGCGGCAATGATATCACTAGTACAATGTATGCCAATACAGGATCATCAATAATTGGTAGGCCAGTATCTTCCTCCTGTGGGGCGGTATCTAGCTGTATCAGAAGACCCTGCATCGTTCTCGGCGCGTTCTGGTTCCCCGATTCGACGTGCTTGTCATTATGATCTCCCTCTCTTCGTGTCATTTTCAGGTCAGGGCTTCCTAATCCCTCCTGTGGGGAACGCTGATTTCCTTTACACTTTCCACCAGCTTGTCTCGGTGTTTCTGTGGTCCCGGAAAAGTGATCGGTTATTGTTTTCGAAGCCATTAGAGCGGAACGGAATTCCGGCTATGGTGACTACTGTTGTTCTTTCGGTGTCACATACACACACGTATacgcatacaatgtacatgtatgtaagtccTGTTCACACTCAGTGAAAAAACTTCCCTCACTATTTCTTCAAAGAAGTAGGAATGGAACCTCCTTCAAAAGAATAACACCTAGACCTCACTTTTCTATAATGTACGACGTATGTCTCCTCATCATCTAGTCAATAGGAGACAAGGTGTTTCCAAGATAAACAGCTTTTTATCAAAGCAGGCTAATCGAAACAACCgccgtggcagccatcttgtatCTGTATATACCTCATAGTCCTTCTTCCTAATTGCATCTCCATATTACAGTCGTTGATTATAAGTGGAATTAGATTGTTTTGAGTCCTATACGGTAGACCCGTAATTTTCCTAACCCGCTTCCTCCACGCTCTACATACATTTTCAATAGAATGAGATGTTGTGTCCACACTGGGGATATAGAAAAATTCCACGATGATATAATATCGGCATGCGTTAGGGCAGGTGATGAAACCATACCTTTTAGTAATAAGAGTACCTTTCGCGGTAGAGCAGGTTGGGACGAAGAAATCAGTGAGCAAAAGTGACGGGCTCAGTTTTGGCATGAGTTATGGAAGGAAAATGGGAGACCAAGAAATGGTTACGTCGCAGACATACGTCGCCACACTAGGGCACATTATCATTTAGCAGTAAAACGGGTGAAAAGAATCAAGATAAGGTAGCTGCAGAAAAATTGGCAAATACTAGCGGTATTAAAGAGTAGTAAGGAATTCTGGACAGatgtaaagaaaataaaaggtaCAGGTCGTGTGACACCTAATACTATGGACGGTGTTGAGGGGAGTGAGGCGATATGTCaagtttttgcaaataaattcaGTAGGTTATACAACTCAGTTCCGTATGAAGTTGATGAAATGCATGAGTGGAAAATGAGTCTAAATGATAGTATTTTACAAAATTGCTGTGTTGGTCAATGCCAAAATGATGATCGAGTTAATGTGCATGAAGTTATTCAGGGGGTTAAACAGCTTAAAGCGGGAAAGAAAGACAGTATTTCAGACATTAGATCTGATCATTTTATAAATGGTGGTCCTAAACTTTATACGTATATATCGTTTCTGCTTAGTTCGATGATCTCACATGGTTACTGTCCTACCAATTTTACAAGGTCTAAGGTAATACCGATACCTAAAAATAATAGGAAGTCTTTATGTTCATCAGAGAATTATAGAGGTATTTCTCTGAGCAGCATTATTGGCAAGATTCTCGATAACATCTGATTAAAGAAGTACAATTCTATTTTATCTACATCTGACTCCCAGTTTGGTTTTAAGGCTGGGATGTCAACGGCTACATGCAACACTGTTGTGAATGAGGTTATAGAATATTACAATAGCTGCAAAACTGCAGTCTACTGTGTTATGCTTGATGCAAGTCGGGCCTTCgattgtgttcatttcattaaatGATTTAGggtattgatgaagaaaggcctATGCCCTTTAATTGCACGACTTCTGGCCAATTTATATACAAATCAGATCATGCAAGTACAGTGGGGTGAGGTTTTATCGATGGAATTCTCAGTTAGgaatggtgtgaaacaagggGGTGTATTATCACCAGTATTGTTCGGAATATATCTTGACGAACTCATACATAAATTGGGTAAATCTGGGGTTGGCTGACACATTGGCAGCATGTTCTTTGGCGCCTTTGCCTATGCAGATGATGCCATCATTTTAGCGCCGTCATTAATCGGGCTTAGGAAAATGTTGAAGGTTGCAAGTGAGTTCTCGATtgagtatatgatttctttcaacgcgttgaaaagcaaatttcttgtatttggGTGTAATGATCCTCAACCCGATGTGGTTTTTCAAGGTAATGCAATCAGAGTATCCCaagaggaaattcatttagggaTACTTCTGGGTCATGATGTACGAC contains the following coding sequences:
- the LOC135492610 gene encoding uncharacterized protein LOC135492610 codes for the protein MVLRAKQIVANIAFIISNNKYTGGEARDLVHSCLCLAPAVGYRKSMDLLKENFGSDYKIATSFVEKALSWPAVSSEDADALKKYSLFLQGCQNTLSDMEFNELDHPTNIRELVSKLPYKLKSAWRKHAFEITDGTNGRRVKFNDFVKFVNKESRILNEPVFGNISDKPSSSSGQNQSKKRAGNKGTGKKSKGTYATSVTDAQSEETSKVKLTSVSNITGRVQSSDTSVKGTIQGCEFCSGGNHRLETCNQLRSKSHGERLDFLKSKALCFGCLQKAGHYSKFCSNRLTCHICSKSHPTVMHRNQDEDRTGIASGISPRVNSGCAGMEKQCAMSIVPVVVKAVNSDIQVNAYAFLDSGSSASFCTEELMKGLNLNGVRTKINLNTMTDVSKPVETFSVKGLEICGLNCDTFVKLPVVYTRQMLPVSKEDIPTQKDLDKWYYLQRIRLPSIDSDIGLLIGTDVPKAMEPWDVIKSEGDGPYAVKTLLGWSINGPLKGCNNPTCSSATPVSVSFTKVTLDEQLRNYYNTDFNESTVNDKEENSVEDKRFLKLVSESCKFENGHYVIGLPFKHDTVVMPDNKKQAGQRMGLLRKRFHRDNEFQVEYTAFMNNVFSKGFARKVPEEQLGRNDGRVWYLPHHAVYHPTKKKFSVVFDCGARYGGISLNDQLLQGPNLTNSLVGTLLKFRTDEVVVMADIVSMFYQARVPDDDASLLRFLWWEDSDMEKPIIEYQMVVHVFGATSSPSCANYALRRTAKDNQDYFPKEAVDAILNCFYVDDYLGNYSSGEIAIPLIANTRELCSKGGFRLT